The genomic region TGGGCGCCGTGCCCTAGTAGTTGGGCAATGGAAATCTCTGGCGTTTTTCCATGGGTTTGGGGTGGGCTGGTGTTAGTCCATGGAATGTACGCGTGAGTATATTGTGCCCGACTAGTCTGTGCATGTGATGGTCATAGAGTGCTTCAGGTAGCGGTTGCTGTTGCTGCCTTTGGGGTGCGGATTGTGTGGGTGTTTTTGTACTATCGAAATTGTGTTAGATATTAAGTGAGGTTGTTTGCTGCTGAAATTTTGGGCCTAGGCAGCTATATCATGCACTCTTGTTGTGGCAATATTCTTTTTTACATATACTTGCTGCAGCAATTGAAAACCTATTCGCACTCATGTTTGTGTTTATGTTCATTCGTAATTTTATCCTATTGTTATAGCTGATAGTAATTTGCTTAAATCTTTGCAGAACTTAAGAAGTCCCTAACAGCCGTTTTTTCCCAGTTTGGGAAAATTCTTGATGTGCTTGCTTTCAAGACTTTGAAGCATAAAGGTCAAGCTTGGGTTGTCTTCGAAGATGTCGCATCAGCTACTGAGGCTCTGAAGAGGATGCAGGGCTTTCCCTTCTATGACAAAACTATGGTGAGTTTTATAGCTCAATACAACTGAGCTGCAATATGTTGCTGTCTTTGGCTCAATGGGCTGGTTTATTGGGTTTTGTGATATACATGTTCAGAAAGAACATCTTTTGTTGTCCTTCCTTTCTGTCATTCTTTTATGGCTCAGGAAACCAGCAAAAGCTTATTGGCATTCGGAAGGTCACCTTTATGTTGTATTTACCCATGCAAATTTTAAGACCTCTAACTAATAAATTAGTTTGTTAGGGTTACATGCTGTAGGTACATTAACACTTATCTTGAGATGATTCTAAACTAAATCAAACTATGCCATGTTGTCAAGCATTCAACTCATTATGGTATGGAAGTGTATTTTTGTCTGTGTAGCTGCATTGCATTTAGGCTCCACGAAACTGTGTCACTGACTCACGTTATATTTTTTTATTGCTTTGCTCCTGAAACCTTTATTGTTTCAATCCAGAGAATTCAATATGCCAAGACCAAATCAGATATTATAGCAAAGGCTGATGGCACCTTTGTACCTCGAGAAAGAAGAAAGAGGACTGATGAAAAATGTAAGATGCTGGCTAAAACACCCTTCTTCTACATTTCTTGTTTAATAACTGATTTAACGATGTATCCTTATGTGCCAATGTTGTAGCTCTTCTAGACTAAATAGCTTGATGTTGACCACTTACTTTTACTTGGAGACATTATAATTTAGGTTAATTTAATCTATTGCATATTAACACTTCAATACTTCCATGTGTACTTTATAATAACTATTGGCATGTCTTTTGAAAGTGGACTAAATGCAAGTCACAAGAATTCTAATGTCCCTTCATGGTTTCTCTTTGTTGCTGGAGAAATGCTATGTCACATAGTGTTACAGTACTTGGAATTAATCAGTAAGTAGGGTATCAACATGTTCTTGTGGTCCACCCATTGAATATGAAGTTCTGTTCAGTATATAATGGTAACTAGCAACGTTCTCAAACTTCGTAACAGGAAACTATTTTGAATGCATATTTTTAAACCAATATCACAATTTTCCTACTGCTAGAAATACAATTTTGGAATATGGGTTGACTATTTTTCTTTGTGACAAATGCATTTTGTGTGGTACAACATACGCTTTTGTTTCATGTGGGAGTTTCCGGTACTGGGTGTATCCTTTTTTATTAGGATGTGAATACTAAATTGAATAGAACTTAAACTTATAGAAGCATTTGTGTCAATGAGGAGCCTCTCTCCCAACCAGAAAATTAGTAATCTGTTCTGCAGTGCACGCTACACAAACTCTGAAGAAAGAGTTGTGACTTGTTAGGAACAACTCACGCTAGTTAAAGCTTTTTCCTTTTTGGAGCTCAAGCATCATTAATTTGCCTATTCTTGAATATTGGCAGCTGAAAAGAAGCAGAAGCGCGAGCATCACCATGATGCTGGTGCTAGTCAAATTGGCATGGGTGTAACTGCTTACCCTGGTGTTTATGGGGCTCCACAGGTGAGTTATATTTGTGCTTCAtcgcttttttttctttttcatgctAAATGTTGTGCATGTGGCATGTAAGAGTGTAGCCCATTTGTCTTTCTCTTTAGGAGGTGAAGGCTTGTGTTCTTAGCTCTGGGCCTCTGGCCCTCAATTGCATATTGCTTGAGCACGGGCACGGGGCACCAAGATCCACTCATCTTAGTTTCTCATAATTTTATAATTCTTTATGGCAAGTAAATTTCCCATGGCTGTTCAAGCTCCAATTTCTGATTGCATAATCATGTTAGTGGAAGACTTGATGTGAAGTATTGAACATTGATCTGGCAGAAATATAGCTTGGTTTTAGTGCTATGATTATGTGAAAGCTCTGTAGTTGCTGAGTTGCTGCTATCTGCTTTCACATTTGACTCTTCATCTCTTGATATGATGCCCTCGACTTACATTATATGGCTTGTTTTTCTGTACCAGCTCACCCAGATACCTATAGCAGGAGGACAAAGGGTCATGATGCCAGAGATTATCGTACCAAACAACATCTTGTTTGTCCAAAACTTGCCACACGAGACGACGCCCATGATGCTCCAGATGCTCTTCTGCCAGTACCCTGGCTTCAAGGAGGTTCGGATGATCGAGGCGAAGCCTGGGATTGCTTTCGTGGAGTATGGAGACGAGACCCAGGCCACTGCTGCCATGAACAACCTTCAAAGCTTCAAAATTACAAAAGAAAACCAGATGGTCATCACATATGCGAAGAAGTAATGAGCTCCCGAGCAATGTTTACCTGATGTGTGAGATGTTGTATTCCGAGTTTTACACAACTGGTAAATTTCCTTCATGTGTTAGGTAGACAGCATCCTGAACAACCTGTTAATTGTACCCACTGGGCTGCAGCTATGTGCACTTCAGGAACGGAGATGAAATGCAAACTGTTATTATTTGGTCTGCTCTTGTATTCACACGTAGCAAGTAGCAACTGCTTCGCTTAATTGGGCATTTGTTTGCAGAACGTTCTGTTCGACCTGATCTAGGCACATGATACAATACAAAAATGGAGTAAGGATAAAGGAACTTGCGAACATGGCGATCATACAGAGTAGGCACATGAACCCGTTCACATTCTGTCGTTGTACAACGGCAGGAACTGATTTTGCGACAAAAGGCGATTGCCAACCATGGCGTGTCACATCCTAAAAACATGTACATAGTTTTATAGGGCATAAGATAACATTTGGTTGGTCACTTAGCATGTGTTTGATTTCGAAATGACGTGGGTTGAATCGGAGTCGACCCATTTTTCTGGGTTAGATCGgatctgttttttgtttggtttcagTGACAGGTTGAACCTAGTTTCTTATTTGATTACATGGTTAAAGTGGGTTAAAGCTGCACCATCTCTTATTTATTTCGTGATGAGTGATGATTGAGGCATGACTGAATATGGTCAGTTTCCTGGTTATATTACCACACTCAGGATGTTATCTTCAATTCAATAAGATGACAACATTCAAAATAAATGAAACCGACACTATTTTAATATTTGAGAAATCCATAAGCACAAGATATATATAAATTAAAGTCATTATTAACCAAATCATAATTTTTTAGTGATGAGATCTCACTACATTTCAGTCATAATTAAAGAAACATCCCAACAATATCAAGATGCATTTCAGTGAATTCGTAACTTTTGCCATGACTAGCAGGTTTGTCTATACGATGACGAGCATTGATCTTTAACTGTACGACGACAATACTAGCAAAGCTCGTGGGTTGTGCCTACTAGAGAATACGTCGGGATCAGAGGGCAGGCCGGTGGGAGGCGCTGCAAGCCCGTGGGGGAGTCTGACAGCGCTTATGGAGGCCAACACGCTGGATGGTTAGGGGACTAACGACGGGAGGCAGATGGGGGATTTACGTCGAAGGGtagtgtcgggtaccataattaggggtacccccaacagtcctaaacacggctggtaaccaccatcagcacaagctgcagagactgatgggcacgattcaggtcaaggcttcgtctacttaagggacgcgatctcgcctcgcccgagcccagcctcgggcgggaacagtagtcccagacggattctcgcctcgcccgagggcctcctcaagcaacgggcgcaccctcgactcgcccgaagcccagctcgggcaggcttcgtagtaaagcaaccttggccaaatcgcctcaccaaccgaccgtatcgcaggcgcatttaatgcgaggatcacctgacaccttatcctgacacgcgtgcctcagtcggcaaggtcgaagtgaccgcagtcacttcgcccttccacttaccgacctgacaggaaaacaacgtcgctcgccccgctccgactgatgtgccacccgccagggcgaAGCTGACAACagtcaagttcagcctcaggcgcaacaggaatctccgcctcacccgaccttgggcctcggcctcaggaggaggtctccgcctcgcccgaccccagggctcggcccccgcctcggcctcggaaggtggtctccgcctcgcccgaccccagggctcggtctcaacctcgacctcgggaggaatcacgtcctcgcccgaccccggcctcaaccttgggaggaatcgcgtcctc from Zea mays cultivar B73 chromosome 6, Zm-B73-REFERENCE-NAM-5.0, whole genome shotgun sequence harbors:
- the LOC100277950 gene encoding U1 small nuclear ribonucleoprotein A (The RefSeq protein has 1 substitution compared to this genomic sequence) is translated as MSGEAAAVGGGEGEANGIPPNVTIYINNLNEKIKLEELKKSLTAVFSQFGKILDVLAFKTLKHKGQAWVVFEDVASATEALKRMQGFPFYDKTMRIQYAKTKSDIIAKADGTFVPRERRKRTDEKSEKKQKREHHHDAGASQIGMGVTAYPGVYGAPQLTQIPIAGGQRVMMPEIIVPNNILFVQNLPHETTPMMLQMLFCQYPGFKEVRMIEAKPGIAFVEYGDETQVTAAMNNLQSFKITKENQMVITYAKK